The Streptomyces phaeolivaceus genome has a window encoding:
- a CDS encoding YcnI family copper-binding membrane protein, translating into MKASRIAAVGALAGSAVLLLSGPAFAHVSVAAEGTAAKGGYATVDFKVPNERDDATTTKLEVNFPTDHPLASAQPEAIPGWKIKVTKAKLAKPVELHGEQIDEAVSKITWTADGDGIEAGFFQKFPVSIGQLPENTDELVFKAIQTYSNKEVVRWIEVPKDGEEEPENPAPVLALSAATDDHHGSAASTASDESEDAKDDAKSAEAASNETAAAPADSSDTTARVLGVVGIVIGAAGVAYGVLAGRRRTNA; encoded by the coding sequence ATGAAGGCTTCTCGTATCGCCGCCGTCGGCGCCCTCGCCGGTTCGGCCGTCCTCCTCCTGTCCGGCCCCGCGTTCGCGCACGTCAGCGTCGCGGCGGAGGGCACGGCCGCCAAGGGCGGATACGCGACCGTCGACTTCAAGGTCCCCAACGAGCGCGACGACGCCACGACCACCAAGCTCGAGGTCAACTTCCCGACCGACCACCCGCTCGCCTCGGCGCAGCCGGAGGCCATCCCCGGCTGGAAGATCAAGGTCACCAAGGCCAAGCTCGCCAAGCCGGTCGAGCTGCACGGCGAGCAGATCGACGAGGCCGTCTCGAAGATCACCTGGACCGCCGACGGCGACGGCATCGAGGCGGGCTTCTTCCAGAAGTTCCCGGTCTCCATCGGTCAGCTCCCCGAGAACACCGACGAACTGGTCTTCAAGGCGATCCAGACGTACTCCAACAAGGAGGTCGTCCGCTGGATCGAGGTGCCCAAGGACGGCGAGGAGGAGCCCGAGAACCCGGCGCCCGTGCTCGCGCTGTCCGCCGCCACCGACGATCACCACGGCTCGGCCGCCTCCACCGCCTCCGACGAGTCGGAGGACGCCAAGGACGACGCCAAGAGCGCCGAGGCCGCGTCGAACGAGACCGCCGCCGCTCCCGCCGACAGCAGCGACACCACCGCCCGTGTCCTCGGCGTCGTCGGCATCGTCATCGGCGCCGCGGGCGTGGCGTACGGCGTCCTGGCCGGCCGTCGGCGCACGAACGCCTGA
- a CDS encoding TIR-like protein FxsC has translation MQGAALGRGGSSPYFFLSYAHTPNHDSGGADPNVWVKKLYDGLCEHIMELTDLPRGAKVGFLDQGMAVGTKWTDELSVNLARCKVFVPLYSPRYFISEQCGREWWAFSQRQVNHRARGGIARESAIIPALWVPVEPAQMPQVARDLQFNHATFGQDYADEGFYGLTKLRYLRDEYERAVYRLAKQIVRVANDAALDEGKFSKDYESLPAAFGSAEHPPEFDISVLACTRSDLPQGRKPDYYGDRPHDWNPYHPESTLPLGDHAADLVRTMDYKVNVGALDDNSRMLRQEKPKAPGLMLLDRWALESTKGKDLMGKLCEEQRPWVSVMIPRHRNDIVPAEKEQHLEEITYRTLVPRLADGAGHCAANGSIRDLDAFGSELQRAVASAVFYYWEHIETYPPEGPPIKPPRLKGPDLG, from the coding sequence CACGACTCGGGTGGCGCGGACCCCAATGTGTGGGTGAAGAAACTGTACGACGGCTTGTGCGAGCACATCATGGAACTGACCGACCTGCCGAGGGGTGCCAAGGTCGGGTTCCTGGACCAGGGCATGGCGGTCGGTACCAAGTGGACCGACGAGTTGTCGGTGAACCTGGCGCGCTGCAAGGTGTTCGTCCCCCTGTACTCACCGCGCTACTTCATCAGCGAGCAGTGCGGCCGGGAGTGGTGGGCCTTCTCCCAGCGGCAGGTCAACCACCGGGCGCGCGGCGGCATCGCCCGGGAGAGCGCGATCATCCCGGCGTTATGGGTGCCGGTGGAACCGGCTCAAATGCCCCAGGTCGCGAGGGACTTACAGTTCAACCATGCCACGTTCGGACAGGACTACGCGGACGAGGGCTTCTACGGACTGACCAAACTGCGCTACCTCCGTGACGAGTACGAGCGGGCCGTCTACCGCCTGGCCAAGCAGATCGTCCGGGTGGCCAACGACGCGGCGCTGGACGAGGGCAAGTTCTCCAAGGACTACGAGTCGCTGCCGGCCGCGTTCGGATCGGCCGAACACCCGCCGGAGTTCGACATCTCGGTGCTCGCCTGCACCCGTTCCGACCTGCCGCAGGGCCGCAAGCCGGACTACTACGGCGACCGGCCGCACGACTGGAACCCTTACCACCCGGAGTCGACGCTGCCGCTCGGCGACCACGCGGCCGATCTGGTGCGCACGATGGACTACAAGGTGAACGTCGGCGCCCTCGACGACAACTCCCGCATGCTCCGCCAGGAGAAGCCCAAGGCGCCGGGGCTGATGCTGCTCGACCGGTGGGCGCTCGAATCCACCAAGGGCAAGGACCTCATGGGCAAGTTGTGCGAGGAACAGCGCCCCTGGGTCAGCGTCATGATCCCGCGGCACCGCAACGACATCGTGCCCGCGGAGAAGGAGCAGCACCTGGAGGAGATCACGTACCGGACGCTGGTCCCCAGGCTGGCGGACGGCGCGGGACACTGCGCGGCCAACGGCAGCATCCGCGATCTGGACGCCTTCGGCAGCGAGTTGCAGCGGGCGGTCGCCTCGGCCGTCTTCTACTACTGGGAGCACATCGAGACCTATCCACCGGAGGGACCACCCATCAAGCCTCCACGGCTGAAGGGGCCCGACCTGGGCTAG
- a CDS encoding copper chaperone PCu(A)C, translating into MRALAGPAGPVLITAAALVLTACGSSGSSSSSNGSSAAKLLVKSAYMPQPVTDSLAAGFLVIENDGGTADELTSVTSDIAQDVTVHETTGQSMQEVTGLKVPADGELVLKSGGNHLMFENLKRKPKEGETVSLRLNFTKSKAITVEMPVKSATYQPTSGR; encoded by the coding sequence GTGAGAGCACTCGCCGGACCCGCCGGACCCGTCCTGATCACCGCCGCCGCGCTCGTCCTGACCGCCTGCGGTTCCTCCGGCTCCTCTTCCTCCTCCAACGGCTCCTCCGCCGCGAAGCTGCTGGTGAAGTCCGCCTATATGCCGCAGCCCGTCACGGACTCCCTGGCCGCCGGTTTCCTCGTCATCGAGAACGACGGCGGTACGGCGGACGAACTGACCTCCGTCACCAGCGACATCGCCCAGGACGTCACCGTCCACGAGACGACCGGGCAGTCGATGCAGGAGGTCACGGGCCTGAAGGTCCCCGCCGACGGCGAACTCGTGCTCAAGAGCGGCGGAAACCACCTGATGTTCGAGAACCTGAAGCGCAAGCCGAAGGAAGGCGAGACGGTGTCCCTGCGGTTGAACTTCACCAAGTCCAAGGCCATCACGGTCGAGATGCCCGTGAAGTCGGCGACGTACCAGCCGACCAGCGGGCGCTGA
- a CDS encoding SCO family protein, translating into MRTNMKFTKTKTKKKTFAAGALLVAAVLTLSACGTGDDSTTSVAEVSDTGPQQAATVLDQPFTKPDLVLTDTNGKTYDLRKETEGKPTLIYFGYTNCPDVCPLTMNNLAVAKKEVAKKVSKSELANLRLVFVTTDPERDTPAELGKWLKGIDSEIVGLTGDFDKIQAGARTLGISINPPTKDKNGKTVSEHGTQVIAFSPKTDGGYVLYGEDATVQDYEKDLPKLLKGEKP; encoded by the coding sequence ATGCGGACGAACATGAAGTTCACGAAGACGAAGACGAAGAAGAAGACGTTCGCGGCCGGCGCCCTGCTGGTCGCGGCCGTCCTCACGCTCTCGGCCTGCGGCACGGGTGACGACTCCACGACCTCGGTCGCCGAGGTCTCCGACACCGGCCCGCAGCAGGCCGCCACGGTCCTCGACCAGCCGTTCACCAAGCCGGACCTGGTCCTCACCGACACGAACGGCAAGACGTACGACCTCCGCAAGGAGACCGAGGGCAAGCCGACGCTGATCTACTTCGGCTACACCAACTGCCCCGACGTCTGCCCGCTGACCATGAACAACCTCGCGGTCGCGAAGAAGGAGGTGGCGAAGAAGGTGTCGAAGTCGGAGCTGGCGAACCTCCGGCTGGTCTTCGTCACGACCGACCCGGAGCGGGACACCCCGGCCGAGCTGGGCAAGTGGCTCAAGGGGATCGACTCCGAGATCGTCGGTCTGACCGGCGACTTCGACAAGATCCAGGCCGGCGCCCGCACCCTCGGTATCTCCATCAACCCGCCCACCAAGGACAAGAACGGCAAGACCGTCTCGGAGCACGGCACCCAGGTCATCGCCTTCTCGCCGAAGACCGACGGGGGCTATGTGCTGTACGGCGAGGACGCCACCGTGCAGGACTACGAGAAGGACCTGCCGAAGCTGCTCAAGGGCGAGAAGCCGTGA
- a CDS encoding alpha/beta fold hydrolase yields the protein MQGTVRTSDGRRLAVQDSGPQTGRPVFLLHGTPGSRFGPAPRERVLYHLGVRLIAFDRPGYGDSDRLPGRTVSDVVADVARIADALGIGRFAVVGRSGGAPHALACAALLPERTTRVAALVSLAPRDAPGLDWFEGMTESNVREYVNASIGRNRVTATLGLRSLSILADPAGSVAEMTSQLPESDRWIVADAGIQDMLERNFAEGLRSSADGWVDDVMAFSTGWSFDLGKISTPVLLWHGEDDIFAPVEHTRWLGRNIPGARVEVEPGAAHFGALRVMTRVLSWLVR from the coding sequence ATGCAGGGAACAGTGCGTACGTCGGACGGGCGTCGGCTGGCGGTCCAGGACAGCGGGCCTCAGACCGGTCGGCCGGTGTTTCTGCTGCACGGTACTCCCGGCAGCAGATTCGGCCCCGCGCCGCGTGAGCGGGTGCTCTACCACCTGGGCGTCCGGCTGATCGCCTTCGACCGGCCGGGCTACGGGGACTCCGACCGGTTGCCGGGCCGCACGGTGAGCGACGTGGTCGCCGATGTGGCGCGCATCGCGGACGCGCTCGGCATCGGCCGCTTCGCCGTGGTCGGCCGCTCGGGCGGTGCCCCGCACGCGCTGGCCTGTGCGGCACTGCTGCCGGAACGAACGACACGGGTGGCCGCGCTGGTCAGCCTCGCCCCCCGGGACGCGCCGGGGCTCGACTGGTTCGAGGGCATGACCGAGTCGAACGTGCGCGAGTACGTCAACGCGTCGATCGGCCGCAACCGGGTGACGGCGACGCTCGGGCTCCGCTCGCTGTCGATCCTCGCCGATCCGGCCGGTTCGGTCGCCGAGATGACCAGCCAACTGCCCGAGTCCGACCGGTGGATCGTCGCGGACGCCGGTATCCAGGACATGCTGGAGCGCAACTTCGCCGAGGGGCTGCGCAGTTCGGCGGACGGTTGGGTGGACGACGTCATGGCGTTCAGCACGGGCTGGAGCTTCGATCTGGGGAAGATCTCCACGCCGGTGCTGCTCTGGCACGGTGAGGACGACATCTTCGCCCCCGTGGAGCACACCCGCTGGCTGGGCCGGAACATCCCCGGTGCCCGGGTCGAGGTCGAACCGGGTGCCGCGCACTTCGGGGCGTTACGGGTGATGACGCGTGTGTTGAGCTGGCTCGTCAGGTAG
- a CDS encoding copper resistance CopC/CopD family protein: MLLLLLATVGALLAGAVPVSAHAALTGSDPQQGSVVKEAPDQVSLTFSENVAMSDGSVRVYDPKGKEADTGEVTDLGGNSYAVGLHSGLPDGTFTVTYQVVSADSHPVSGAFTFSVGAPSKTTVAVPENEAGGGIVGGLYGFARYLSYAGFILLVGGAAFVLACWQRGAGVRPVQRLVVSGWLALATATLAMLLMRGSYAGSGKLGDIFDLGLLSQVLQTKTGAALVSRLLLLAAAALFIAVLFGAYTRRDEIEDEDEDESDGEEESAEEAGGSTGEGADGADGAEETSRTRGRAGTSEHAGKGSGTRSDAGTGSGTGSDRDDEDAEDDGADEDSHHRDLTFGLAIGGGVVSAGLAASWAMAEHASTGIQTGISMPLDVLHLLAVATWLGGLATLLVALFRAPADAPIEAAAVRRFSRVAFGSVLVLTATGIYQSWRQVGTWSALTGTAYGQLLLVKIGLVAVLVGIAWISRRWTLQLAEAPAATEPEPEAAEEKEPAAAHASAGGSGRAADGGSERAAQLARQRAAMASAREKRIRNADPGRTGLRRSVLAEAGVAVVLLAVTTVLTATEPGRTVEEANAAKAAATQEDETSGALALDMSFDTGGKNGQGVARLQIDPARVGANEMHVYVQSSDGKPFDVPEVKVAFTLETKKIGPLPVVPDRVTTGHWTAGGVQIPMAGDWKIEITVRTSEIDQVTVSKNAKIG, encoded by the coding sequence TTGCTGTTGCTGTTGCTCGCCACCGTCGGAGCGCTGCTCGCCGGTGCCGTGCCCGTCTCCGCGCACGCCGCGCTGACCGGCAGCGACCCTCAGCAGGGGTCGGTGGTCAAGGAGGCACCGGACCAGGTGTCGCTCACCTTCTCCGAGAACGTCGCGATGTCCGACGGCTCGGTGCGGGTGTACGACCCCAAGGGCAAGGAGGCCGACACCGGCGAGGTCACCGACCTGGGCGGCAACAGCTACGCGGTCGGGCTGCACTCCGGCCTGCCCGACGGCACGTTCACCGTCACCTACCAGGTCGTCTCGGCGGACAGCCACCCCGTCTCCGGGGCCTTCACCTTCTCCGTGGGGGCTCCCTCCAAGACGACGGTCGCGGTACCCGAGAACGAGGCCGGCGGCGGGATCGTCGGCGGTCTCTACGGGTTCGCGCGCTACCTGTCGTACGCCGGGTTCATCCTGCTGGTCGGTGGCGCGGCCTTCGTGCTGGCCTGCTGGCAGCGCGGTGCCGGGGTACGGCCCGTGCAGCGGCTGGTGGTCTCCGGCTGGCTCGCGCTGGCCACCGCCACCCTCGCGATGCTGCTCATGCGCGGCTCGTACGCCGGCTCCGGCAAGCTCGGCGACATCTTCGACCTCGGTCTCCTCAGCCAGGTCCTCCAGACGAAGACGGGCGCCGCCCTCGTCTCCCGCCTGCTGCTCCTCGCCGCTGCCGCGCTCTTCATCGCGGTGCTCTTCGGTGCGTACACGCGACGGGACGAGATCGAGGACGAGGACGAGGACGAGAGCGACGGCGAGGAGGAGAGCGCCGAGGAGGCCGGCGGCTCGACCGGCGAGGGTGCCGATGGAGCCGATGGAGCCGAGGAGACTTCTCGGACTCGGGGTCGTGCGGGCACGTCCGAGCACGCCGGGAAGGGCTCCGGCACACGGTCCGACGCGGGCACGGGCTCGGGCACGGGCTCCGACCGGGACGACGAGGACGCCGAGGACGACGGGGCCGACGAGGACTCCCACCACCGGGACCTCACCTTCGGGCTGGCCATCGGCGGGGGCGTGGTCTCCGCCGGTCTCGCCGCGAGCTGGGCGATGGCCGAGCACGCCTCGACCGGCATCCAGACGGGCATCTCGATGCCGCTCGACGTCCTGCATCTGCTGGCGGTCGCCACCTGGCTGGGCGGCCTGGCGACCCTGCTCGTGGCGCTGTTCCGGGCGCCCGCCGACGCGCCGATCGAAGCCGCGGCCGTACGACGGTTCTCCCGGGTCGCGTTCGGCAGCGTGCTCGTCCTGACCGCGACCGGGATCTACCAGTCCTGGCGCCAGGTCGGCACCTGGTCCGCGCTGACCGGCACGGCGTACGGGCAGTTGCTCCTCGTGAAGATCGGCCTGGTCGCGGTGCTCGTCGGGATCGCGTGGATCTCGCGCCGCTGGACCTTGCAGCTGGCGGAAGCGCCGGCCGCGACGGAGCCGGAACCGGAAGCGGCGGAGGAGAAGGAGCCTGCGGCCGCACACGCGAGCGCCGGAGGCTCCGGACGCGCGGCCGATGGCGGTTCCGAGCGTGCCGCTCAGCTCGCACGGCAGCGGGCTGCCATGGCGAGCGCGCGGGAGAAGCGGATACGGAACGCCGATCCGGGCCGTACGGGGCTGCGCCGGTCGGTGCTGGCGGAGGCCGGCGTCGCCGTCGTACTGCTCGCCGTCACGACGGTGCTGACGGCCACCGAACCGGGGCGCACGGTGGAGGAGGCCAACGCGGCCAAGGCCGCCGCGACTCAGGAGGACGAGACGTCGGGGGCGCTGGCGCTGGACATGTCGTTCGACACCGGGGGCAAGAACGGCCAGGGCGTGGCCCGGCTGCAGATCGACCCCGCGCGCGTCGGCGCCAACGAGATGCACGTCTATGTCCAGAGCTCCGACGGCAAGCCCTTCGACGTCCCCGAGGTGAAGGTCGCCTTCACCCTGGAGACCAAGAAGATCGGCCCGCTGCCCGTGGTCCCCGACCGCGTCACCACCGGTCACTGGACGGCCGGCGGCGTGCAGATCCCCATGGCGGGCGACTGGAAGATCGAGATCACCGTACGGACATCTGAGATCGACCAGGTGACCGTCAGCAAGAACGCGAAGATCGGCTGA
- the fxsT gene encoding FxSxx-COOH system tetratricopeptide repeat protein translates to MAQSRNGTVITFYSYKGGTGRTMALANVAWILAANGHRVLAVDWDLEAPGLHKFFHPFLDAQLLRGTPGLINLIDEYRREALRNLPDRAADWHRSYARVRPHALSLDWAFPDGGSLDFLSAGKRHRDYPIVGNMDWDRFYASYGGGQFFDAMRADMQRYYDFTLIDSRTGLSDLADICTVQMPNTLVVCYTLSEQSIEGAASVAQDIKELHGDKGIRILPVAMRIDLGEKDKLDAGRARAKERFSGLPAGLSSDQLADYWASTEILYQPYYAYEEILAAFGDPPKSANSMLSACERLTSVITEERVTKLPPISEAKRAQFKSAYTRQRPVPLSQLTLYYVSEDRMWVDWLESVLRGTGFEVVPRNVQSMQTAEIGAEAVPGQAHRVLAVLSPSFVDSRRARAAWEAAVHSGGSEKRQQPVAIRVDDVQLSLPYASRGVIDLKGLDESQAYSALLTGLDRADAVSTVSPSTRGLRFPSIGRRISNVPARYRWFTGRSTILDRLRDQLASARPGQRLAQVLHGLGGVGKTQLAREYAHRFMADYDVVWWVDAEQPELVPPKLAALAQQLGVGGGDDVGEAAEAAIQALRSGEQYDRWLLIFDNVEDLDKALELFPEQTSPVADNVYGHLLVTTRARPTSTRVQPLEVEVFTREESVEHLCRRVPGLSEEDTADADRVADAVGDLPLAIEVAAAWLEATATPVEDYIQQLREQSTQVLSVKEAVQAVEYPSSVGATWNISIRRLREESPAAARLLELCSFFAAEPISMGLIGSDAMINALLPYDRDLRARYMLGRVTQALNRFALAKVDSTDNSIQVHRLVQAAVRDSMGAQKHEDTIHEVHRILASARPPEGAVDDPAQWAGYEVIWPHLTPSNIRECSEEQPRQLMVDRIRYLWKRGELHAARTLAAQLDEFWTTEFPDANDEQVLNLRFELANVLRSQGQHQSARDLDEKTLASQRQLLGEGHPSILITSGSLAADLRALGRFKEALKLDERIYRGFREIFGEDHPRTLSAANNLAIDYRLGGNSEAARRLDEDTVRRRAALLGPLHPYTLITKGHHARDLRELGDYTGSIEILREVRESYKQVLNPDVPEVLRVDKSLAVSLRKAGHLPEALRLTEEAWQTYARYRDRYGSTIPEALACGLNLAADYFATDPVNGPGRAVILVNEIVEGYKNSFGLEHPFVMYCINNLSIYHRVLGEPEKAAEFSEQALGALTADLGEDHPAVLCAGLNLANAQSDLGLNDRAERAERQALEGLRRRFGPDHPDVLVSTGNLANTLRQLGRQEEAIRLQEEAEARLSQILGDGHPVTESVRVWRRVGRDLEPQQL, encoded by the coding sequence ATGGCGCAAAGCCGCAACGGCACCGTGATCACGTTCTACTCGTACAAGGGCGGTACCGGACGGACCATGGCACTCGCCAATGTGGCGTGGATCCTGGCCGCGAACGGCCATCGTGTGCTGGCCGTGGACTGGGACCTGGAGGCACCGGGCCTCCACAAGTTCTTCCACCCCTTCCTGGACGCCCAGTTACTGCGGGGCACGCCCGGGTTGATCAACCTGATCGACGAGTACCGGCGGGAGGCACTGCGCAACCTGCCCGACCGGGCGGCCGACTGGCACCGCAGCTACGCACGGGTCCGGCCGCACGCGCTCTCCCTCGACTGGGCCTTCCCCGACGGCGGCAGCCTGGACTTCCTGTCCGCCGGCAAGCGCCACCGCGACTACCCCATCGTCGGCAACATGGACTGGGACCGCTTCTACGCCAGTTACGGCGGCGGCCAGTTCTTCGACGCGATGCGCGCCGACATGCAGCGCTACTACGACTTCACCCTGATCGACAGCCGCACCGGCCTCAGCGACCTGGCGGACATCTGCACCGTGCAGATGCCCAACACCCTGGTCGTCTGCTACACCCTCAGCGAGCAGAGCATCGAGGGCGCCGCCTCCGTCGCCCAGGACATCAAGGAACTCCACGGCGACAAGGGCATCCGCATCCTGCCCGTCGCCATGCGGATCGACCTCGGGGAGAAGGACAAGCTCGACGCCGGTCGCGCCCGCGCCAAGGAACGTTTCTCCGGTCTCCCGGCCGGCCTGAGCTCCGACCAGCTCGCCGACTACTGGGCCTCGACGGAGATCCTCTACCAGCCCTATTACGCCTACGAGGAGATCCTCGCGGCGTTCGGCGACCCGCCGAAGTCGGCCAACTCCATGCTGAGCGCCTGCGAGCGGCTCACCTCGGTCATCACCGAGGAGCGGGTGACCAAACTGCCGCCGATCAGCGAGGCGAAACGCGCCCAGTTCAAGAGCGCGTACACCCGGCAGCGTCCGGTGCCGCTGTCCCAGCTGACGCTCTACTACGTGTCCGAGGACCGGATGTGGGTGGACTGGCTGGAGTCGGTGCTGCGCGGCACCGGCTTCGAGGTGGTGCCCAGGAACGTGCAGTCGATGCAGACGGCGGAGATCGGCGCCGAGGCGGTGCCCGGCCAGGCACACCGCGTCCTCGCCGTGCTCTCGCCGAGCTTCGTCGACTCCCGCCGGGCGCGTGCGGCCTGGGAGGCCGCGGTGCACTCCGGCGGCTCGGAGAAGCGGCAGCAGCCGGTGGCGATCCGTGTCGACGACGTGCAGCTCAGCCTGCCGTACGCCAGCCGGGGCGTCATCGATCTGAAGGGGCTCGACGAGTCGCAGGCGTACAGCGCGCTGTTGACCGGACTCGACCGCGCGGACGCGGTCTCGACCGTTTCCCCGAGCACACGCGGGCTGCGCTTTCCCAGCATCGGCAGGCGGATCTCGAACGTCCCGGCCCGATACCGGTGGTTCACCGGCCGCTCCACGATTCTGGACCGGTTGCGTGACCAACTGGCCAGCGCCCGCCCGGGACAACGACTGGCCCAGGTGCTGCACGGCCTCGGCGGGGTGGGCAAGACACAGCTCGCCCGCGAGTACGCGCACCGGTTCATGGCCGATTACGACGTGGTGTGGTGGGTGGACGCCGAGCAGCCGGAGCTGGTGCCGCCGAAGCTGGCCGCGCTGGCCCAGCAACTCGGCGTCGGAGGTGGCGACGACGTCGGTGAGGCGGCCGAGGCGGCCATCCAGGCGCTCAGGAGCGGGGAGCAGTACGACCGTTGGCTGTTGATCTTCGACAACGTCGAAGATCTGGACAAGGCGCTGGAACTGTTCCCGGAGCAGACCTCGCCCGTCGCCGACAACGTCTACGGCCACCTCCTGGTCACCACCCGTGCCCGGCCGACCTCCACGCGGGTACAGCCGCTGGAGGTGGAGGTCTTCACCCGCGAGGAGAGCGTCGAGCACCTGTGCCGTCGCGTGCCCGGACTCAGCGAGGAGGACACGGCGGACGCGGACCGTGTCGCCGACGCCGTGGGCGACCTGCCGCTGGCCATCGAGGTGGCGGCAGCCTGGCTGGAGGCGACGGCGACCCCCGTCGAGGACTACATCCAGCAACTGCGCGAGCAGTCCACCCAGGTGCTGTCCGTGAAGGAAGCGGTGCAGGCCGTGGAGTACCCCTCCTCCGTCGGCGCCACCTGGAACATCTCGATCCGGCGGCTGCGCGAGGAGTCCCCGGCGGCGGCCCGTCTGCTCGAACTGTGCAGTTTCTTCGCGGCCGAGCCCATCTCGATGGGTCTGATCGGCAGCGACGCGATGATCAACGCGCTTCTGCCGTACGACAGGGACCTCCGCGCCCGCTACATGCTCGGCCGTGTCACCCAGGCCCTGAACCGTTTCGCGCTGGCGAAGGTCGACTCCACCGACAACTCGATCCAGGTGCACCGCCTGGTGCAGGCGGCGGTCCGCGACAGCATGGGCGCGCAGAAACACGAGGACACGATCCACGAGGTGCACCGCATCCTCGCCTCGGCCCGGCCGCCCGAGGGCGCCGTGGACGACCCCGCCCAGTGGGCCGGGTACGAGGTGATCTGGCCCCATCTGACCCCCTCGAACATCCGGGAGTGCTCGGAGGAGCAGCCACGACAGCTCATGGTCGACCGCATCCGCTACCTGTGGAAGCGTGGTGAGCTGCACGCCGCTCGCACCCTGGCCGCCCAGCTCGACGAGTTCTGGACCACCGAGTTCCCGGACGCCAACGACGAGCAGGTCCTCAATCTCCGCTTCGAACTGGCCAACGTGCTCCGCTCTCAGGGGCAGCACCAGTCCGCCCGCGACCTGGACGAGAAGACTCTCGCCAGCCAGCGGCAACTGCTCGGCGAGGGCCACCCCAGCATCCTGATCACCTCCGGCAGCCTCGCCGCCGACCTCAGGGCACTGGGCCGCTTCAAGGAGGCCCTGAAGCTGGACGAGCGCATCTACCGAGGCTTCCGCGAGATCTTCGGCGAGGACCACCCCCGAACACTGTCCGCCGCCAACAACCTCGCCATCGACTACCGGCTCGGCGGCAACAGCGAAGCCGCCCGCCGACTCGACGAGGACACCGTCCGCCGCCGGGCCGCCCTGCTCGGCCCACTGCACCCCTACACCCTGATCACCAAGGGGCACCACGCCCGCGACCTGCGCGAACTGGGCGACTACACCGGCTCGATCGAGATCCTGCGCGAGGTGCGCGAGAGCTACAAACAGGTACTCAACCCCGATGTGCCGGAGGTGCTGCGCGTCGACAAGAGTCTCGCGGTCTCCCTACGCAAGGCGGGCCACCTCCCCGAGGCGCTGCGGCTCACCGAGGAGGCCTGGCAGACGTACGCCCGCTATCGCGACCGCTACGGCAGCACCATCCCCGAGGCCCTGGCCTGCGGGCTCAACCTCGCCGCGGACTACTTCGCGACGGATCCCGTGAACGGCCCCGGGCGGGCGGTGATCCTGGTCAACGAGATCGTGGAGGGCTACAAGAACTCCTTCGGACTCGAACACCCGTTCGTCATGTACTGCATCAACAATCTGTCCATCTACCACCGGGTTCTGGGGGAGCCGGAGAAAGCGGCGGAATTCAGCGAACAGGCCCTCGGCGCGCTCACGGCGGACCTCGGGGAGGATCACCCGGCCGTCCTGTGCGCCGGGCTGAACCTCGCCAACGCCCAGAGCGATCTGGGCCTGAACGACCGGGCCGAGCGGGCGGAGCGACAGGCGCTGGAGGGCCTGCGCCGACGGTTCGGCCCGGACCACCCCGATGTGCTGGTCAGCACCGGGAATCTCGCGAACACGCTCCGGCAGCTCGGACGCCAGGAGGAGGCCATACGGCTCCAGGAGGAGGCGGAGGCACGACTGTCCCAGATCCTGGGCGACGGGCACCCCGTCACCGAGTCGGTGCGCGTGTGGCGGCGCGTGGGCAGGGATCTGGAACCACAGCAGCTCTGA
- a CDS encoding ATP-binding protein, with the protein MSIWWSLHLRREAASVPLARRLLIGTMETAGVDPDVSYDLSIALSEACANAVEHGGAVASGATTEAYRVTAYLDGEKCRIEVADSGPGFPHRHPVRPAHTDAENGRGLCLIRELADHVHIGNKPGLGGAIVSFDKILKWREDAPLVAV; encoded by the coding sequence ATGAGCATCTGGTGGTCACTCCATTTGCGGCGTGAGGCTGCGAGCGTGCCGCTCGCCCGGCGGCTGCTGATCGGCACGATGGAGACCGCGGGCGTCGACCCCGACGTCTCCTACGACCTCTCCATCGCCCTCAGCGAGGCCTGCGCCAACGCGGTCGAGCACGGCGGCGCGGTCGCGTCCGGTGCCACCACCGAGGCGTACCGGGTCACCGCCTATCTCGACGGGGAGAAGTGCCGGATCGAGGTCGCCGACTCCGGCCCCGGCTTCCCGCACCGCCATCCGGTCCGCCCGGCCCACACCGACGCCGAGAACGGCCGCGGGCTCTGTCTCATCCGCGAACTCGCCGACCATGTCCACATCGGCAACAAACCGGGCCTCGGCGGCGCGATCGTCAGCTTCGACAAGATCCTGAAGTGGCGCGAGGACGCACCACTGGTGGCGGTGTAG